The following are from one region of the Lacinutrix sp. Bg11-31 genome:
- a CDS encoding Dps family protein: MSYLNMQDEKLLPVVMELNTLLSDYNLYYQKLKSFHWNVQGRNFFDLHKQFENMYSEAKTKVDEIAERILTLRHHPVSKFSDYLKISSLSEASVMISDKDMIGELLNDHKIMLAQMSQVVAKAESAKDEGTIDLIGAYIRELEKTSWQLNAWSKNYREESILEEVKN; encoded by the coding sequence ATGAGTTATTTGAATATGCAAGATGAAAAATTATTACCAGTAGTAATGGAATTAAATACATTATTATCAGACTACAATTTATACTACCAAAAATTAAAAAGCTTTCATTGGAATGTACAAGGACGAAATTTTTTTGATTTACACAAACAGTTCGAAAATATGTATAGTGAAGCAAAAACTAAAGTAGATGAGATAGCCGAGCGCATTTTAACTTTAAGGCATCATCCAGTAAGTAAGTTTAGCGACTACCTTAAAATATCATCCTTGTCTGAAGCTTCAGTAATGATTTCGGATAAAGATATGATTGGAGAATTATTAAATGATCATAAAATAATGTTAGCACAAATGTCTCAAGTTGTTGCTAAAGCTGAATCAGCAAAAGACGAAGGAACTATAGATTTAATTGGAGCTTATATTCGTGAGTTAGAAAAAACAAGTTGGCAGTTGAATGCTTGGTCAAAAAATTATAGAGAAGAGTCAATTCTTGAAGAAGTTAAAAATTAA
- a CDS encoding glyoxalase → MATRDLQLLDIRPIINSIKTSGNTSKGERFQNVTLRPIIKLQNDLFVAVFRNYIAKHKNVFYEFTLEKRLHYIDNALHKDIKFRNSIKGMIIGQFTTEEYLLYIENSSALNKRMMNIVIQRLQSNIQLFEKVKIAATV, encoded by the coding sequence ATGGCAACTAGAGACTTACAATTATTAGACATTAGACCAATAATAAATTCTATTAAAACAAGTGGTAATACAAGTAAAGGCGAGCGTTTTCAAAACGTTACGTTGCGCCCAATTATTAAACTACAAAATGATTTATTTGTTGCTGTTTTTAGAAATTACATTGCAAAACATAAAAATGTATTTTATGAGTTTACTTTAGAAAAAAGGCTGCACTATATAGATAATGCTTTGCACAAAGACATCAAGTTTAGAAATTCGATTAAAGGAATGATAATTGGCCAGTTTACAACTGAAGAATATTTACTTTACATAGAAAACTCATCTGCATTAAATAAACGCATGATGAATATTGTTATACAACGCTTGCAAAGCAATATTCAACTATTCGAAAAAGTTAAAATTGCTGCAACTGTTTAG
- a CDS encoding DUF1328 domain-containing protein, which yields MLRWTITFIIIAIIAGVLGFGGIAGAASGVAKICFFIFLVLFVLSLIRGKR from the coding sequence ATGTTACGTTGGACCATTACATTTATCATTATTGCAATTATAGCTGGAGTCTTAGGATTTGGAGGTATAGCAGGAGCAGCATCAGGAGTTGCTAAAATATGTTTCTTTATATTTTTAGTATTATTTGTGCTATCCTTAATTAGAGGAAAGCGATAA
- a CDS encoding DUF2461 domain-containing protein: MISKNVFNFLKKLEKNNNRDWFNDNKPEFKTLETEVKNFYNTINERLNVHDETDKVKVFRIYRDVRFSKNKLPYKTHLSGSFHRVKPRLRGGYYFHIQPNNESFIATGFWDPAKEDLLRIRKEFEMDDEEIRTIIKNKTFKSVWGELEGDELKTAPKGFDKEHKAIDLIRRKQFIFTKKLTDKEIQSKELIDIIDNGFKTIRPYFNYMSAILTTDLNGVSLIDD, translated from the coding sequence ATGATTTCAAAAAACGTATTTAATTTTTTAAAAAAATTAGAAAAGAATAACAACCGAGACTGGTTTAACGATAATAAACCAGAATTTAAAACATTAGAAACAGAGGTTAAAAATTTTTACAATACAATAAACGAAAGATTAAATGTTCATGATGAGACAGATAAGGTAAAAGTTTTTAGGATTTATCGCGATGTCCGTTTTTCTAAAAACAAACTACCTTATAAAACACATCTTAGTGGTTCTTTTCATAGAGTAAAACCCAGATTACGTGGTGGTTATTATTTTCATATTCAACCTAATAACGAAAGCTTTATCGCTACAGGTTTTTGGGATCCTGCAAAAGAAGATCTATTACGAATTAGAAAAGAATTTGAAATGGACGATGAGGAAATAAGAACAATAATAAAGAATAAAACCTTTAAATCTGTTTGGGGAGAATTAGAAGGAGACGAATTAAAAACAGCTCCAAAAGGTTTCGATAAGGAGCATAAAGCAATTGATTTGATAAGGCGAAAACAATTTATTTTTACTAAAAAGCTTACTGATAAAGAGATACAAAGCAAAGAATTAATTGATATTATCGATAATGGTTTTAAAACCATACGACCATATTTCAATTATATGAGCGCTATTTTAACTACAGATTTAAATGGTGTTTCATTAATAGATGACTAA
- the hisA gene encoding 1-(5-phosphoribosyl)-5-[(5-phosphoribosylamino)methylideneamino]imidazole-4-carboxamide isomerase: protein MRIIPAIDIIDGKCVRLSKGDYNTKKIYNESPLEVAKSFEGAGIQYLHVVDLDGAKAKHIINHKVLEQIAAKTKLKIDFGGGLKTDEDLKIAFNSGASQITGGSIAVKNPEIFQEWLIKFGSDKIILGADCNNENIAISGWLEESDLKVIPFIKEYQAKGVSYVICTDISKDGMLEGPSFELYERILKGCHSEQSEESIKLIASGGISTFDELPKLAELGCEGVIIGKAIYENRISLKQLENYIINK, encoded by the coding sequence ATGAGAATAATACCAGCAATAGATATTATAGACGGAAAATGTGTTCGTTTAAGTAAGGGAGATTATAACACAAAGAAAATATACAACGAGAGTCCGTTAGAAGTAGCTAAGTCTTTTGAAGGTGCAGGAATCCAGTATTTGCACGTTGTAGATTTAGATGGCGCAAAAGCAAAACACATTATTAATCATAAGGTTTTAGAGCAAATAGCAGCTAAAACCAAATTGAAAATAGATTTTGGAGGCGGATTAAAAACCGATGAAGATTTAAAAATAGCTTTTAATTCTGGTGCTTCTCAAATTACAGGAGGAAGTATTGCAGTTAAAAATCCTGAGATTTTTCAAGAATGGTTAATTAAGTTTGGAAGCGATAAAATTATTCTTGGAGCCGACTGTAATAACGAAAACATTGCTATTAGTGGTTGGTTAGAAGAAAGTGATTTAAAAGTAATTCCTTTTATTAAAGAGTATCAAGCAAAAGGAGTAAGTTACGTTATTTGCACAGATATTTCTAAAGATGGTATGCTTGAAGGCCCTAGTTTTGAGCTGTATGAGCGTATTTTAAAGGGTTGTCACTCAGAGCAAAGCGAAGAATCTATTAAATTAATAGCTTCGGGAGGAATTTCAACTTTCGATGAGTTGCCTAAATTAGCAGAATTGGGTTGTGAAGGTGTTATTATTGGAAAAGCAATTTATGAAAACAGAATTAGCTTAAAACAATTAGAGAATTATATAATTAATAAATAA
- the hisF gene encoding imidazole glycerol phosphate synthase subunit HisF, translating to MLTKRIIPCLDIKNGRTVKGVNFVDLRDAGDPVELAKQYALKGADELVFLDISATLEGRKTMHDMVLKVAEHVNIPFTVGGGISSIEDVDALLKCGADKISINSSAIKRPELVNELANKFGSQCVVVAIDAKNVDGNWIVHLAGGTIPTKLNLFDWAKEVEQRGAGEILFTSMDNDGTKDGFANDALAKLSEALNIPIIASGGAGTIQHFVDTFKKGKADAALAASVFHFGEIPISELKEALKENNIAVRL from the coding sequence ATGCTTACAAAACGAATAATACCTTGCTTAGATATTAAAAACGGACGAACAGTAAAAGGCGTAAACTTTGTCGATTTACGAGATGCTGGAGATCCTGTAGAATTAGCCAAGCAATATGCTTTAAAAGGAGCGGATGAGTTAGTGTTTCTTGATATTTCTGCAACATTAGAAGGTAGAAAAACCATGCATGATATGGTTTTAAAAGTCGCCGAACACGTAAATATTCCGTTTACAGTTGGTGGTGGAATTTCGAGTATTGAAGATGTAGACGCTTTATTAAAGTGTGGAGCAGACAAGATTTCTATAAATTCCTCAGCAATAAAAAGACCTGAATTGGTTAACGAATTGGCAAATAAATTTGGAAGTCAGTGTGTTGTTGTTGCTATAGATGCTAAAAATGTAGATGGTAATTGGATTGTGCATTTAGCAGGAGGAACTATTCCAACGAAACTAAATTTATTCGATTGGGCAAAAGAAGTAGAACAACGTGGAGCAGGAGAGATTTTGTTTACGTCTATGGATAACGATGGTACAAAGGATGGTTTTGCAAACGATGCTTTAGCAAAATTATCTGAAGCGTTAAATATTCCAATTATAGCTTCAGGTGGAGCAGGAACTATTCAGCATTTTGTTGATACTTTCAAAAAAGGAAAGGCAGATGCTGCTTTGGCTGCGAGTGTATTTCATTTTGGAGAAATACCAATTTCAGAATTAAAAGAAGCATTAAAAGAAAATAATATAGCAGTACGATTATAG
- the hisH gene encoding imidazole glycerol phosphate synthase subunit HisH → MKLVIINYGAGNIKSIQFAFKRLGVDAILSNTPEEIKAADKVIFPGVGEANSAMKMLRASGLDTLIPTLKQPVLGICLGMQLMCKSSEEGNTKGLGIFNVDVKRFSNAVKVPQMGWNTISELKSPLFKDIKEDAFMYLVHSFYAEACNEQIATTNYEFNYASALQKDNFYGVQFHPEKSSVVGEQILKNFLTL, encoded by the coding sequence ATGAAACTAGTTATAATAAATTACGGAGCAGGAAATATTAAAAGTATTCAATTTGCTTTTAAAAGACTTGGTGTAGATGCTATTTTGTCTAACACTCCAGAAGAAATAAAAGCTGCAGATAAAGTAATTTTTCCAGGCGTTGGTGAAGCAAACTCAGCAATGAAAATGCTTAGAGCCTCAGGATTAGATACGTTAATACCAACTTTAAAACAGCCTGTTTTAGGAATTTGTTTGGGTATGCAATTAATGTGTAAATCTTCGGAAGAAGGCAATACAAAAGGTTTAGGTATTTTTAATGTGGATGTTAAACGTTTTTCAAATGCTGTAAAAGTGCCACAAATGGGATGGAATACTATTTCAGAATTAAAATCACCATTGTTTAAAGACATTAAGGAAGATGCATTTATGTATTTAGTACATAGTTTTTATGCCGAAGCGTGTAACGAGCAAATTGCAACTACAAATTATGAGTTTAATTACGCATCTGCATTACAGAAAGATAATTTTTATGGTGTGCAATTTCATCCAGAGAAAAGTAGTGTAGTAGGAGAGCAAATTTTGAAGAATTTTTTGACGCTTTAA
- a CDS encoding mechanosensitive ion channel family protein: MTDQLNTAYELISSKLIGWLNAFLENLPNLVIAIIVLVVFYYISKYVSRLIGKLISKKVKQDSLVNIITKISGITIIAVGLFLALGIMNLSKTLETLIGAAGVSGLVIGLALQGTLSNTFAGIVLSFRKSIELGNWVETNGFSGEVVEISLKNFVVKEADNNLVLIPNKSILENPVKNYSLTTKMRIFLECGVGYESDLDEVEALTKQTIADTFDQINSPEEVEFYYTEYGGSSINYLCRFWIDSENALEKLKAKSKAIIEIKKAYDKKDINIPFPIRTLQFDNKLSLDHSKELEFSQS; this comes from the coding sequence ATGACAGACCAATTAAACACAGCATACGAACTAATATCAAGTAAATTAATAGGCTGGTTAAATGCCTTTTTAGAAAACTTACCAAATCTTGTTATTGCAATTATAGTACTTGTAGTATTTTATTACATTTCTAAATACGTTTCGCGATTAATAGGAAAACTAATTTCTAAAAAAGTAAAACAAGATTCTTTAGTAAATATAATTACTAAAATATCTGGTATTACAATTATTGCAGTAGGGTTATTTCTTGCTTTAGGTATAATGAATTTAAGTAAAACATTAGAAACACTAATTGGAGCAGCAGGTGTCTCTGGTTTGGTTATAGGTTTAGCTTTACAAGGGACGCTTAGTAATACTTTTGCAGGTATTGTGTTAAGTTTTAGAAAGAGCATAGAATTAGGGAACTGGGTAGAAACTAATGGGTTTTCGGGAGAAGTTGTTGAGATTAGTTTAAAAAACTTTGTTGTTAAAGAGGCAGATAATAATTTAGTCCTTATTCCTAACAAATCTATACTAGAAAACCCAGTTAAAAATTATTCTTTAACTACAAAAATGAGAATATTTTTAGAATGTGGAGTAGGATATGAGTCAGATCTTGATGAAGTTGAAGCATTAACAAAACAAACTATTGCAGATACATTCGATCAAATTAATTCGCCTGAAGAGGTGGAGTTCTATTATACAGAATATGGCGGAAGTTCTATAAATTATTTATGTCGATTTTGGATAGATTCTGAAAACGCATTAGAAAAATTAAAGGCAAAAAGCAAAGCCATTATAGAAATTAAAAAGGCTTACGATAAAAAAGATATTAATATACCATTTCCTATTAGAACGCTACAATTTGATAACAAATTAAGCTTAGATCATAGTAAGGAATTGGAATTTTCTCAAAGCTAA
- the hisIE gene encoding bifunctional phosphoribosyl-AMP cyclohydrolase/phosphoribosyl-ATP diphosphatase HisIE, giving the protein MNIDFNKNNDGLVPAIIQDATTKNVLMLGYMNEEAFNKTKETKLVTFFSRTKNRLWTKGEESGNVLNLVDIKLDCDNDTLLIQVNPKGPTCHKGTDTCWNDENTENFGFISKLENTIESRVKAGDAEKSYVASLFASGINKVAQKVGEEAVEVVIEAMDNNDDLFLSESADLLFHYLMLLQAKGFKLNDVVSVLKSREKQKSIKLKI; this is encoded by the coding sequence ATGAATATAGATTTCAATAAAAACAACGATGGTTTAGTGCCAGCAATTATACAAGACGCAACAACAAAAAACGTGTTAATGTTGGGTTATATGAACGAAGAAGCGTTCAATAAAACGAAGGAAACTAAATTAGTAACCTTTTTTAGTAGAACTAAAAATCGTTTGTGGACTAAAGGAGAAGAAAGCGGAAACGTTTTAAATTTAGTAGATATAAAACTGGATTGCGATAACGATACGTTATTAATTCAGGTAAATCCAAAAGGACCAACATGCCATAAAGGAACAGATACGTGCTGGAATGATGAAAATACTGAGAATTTTGGTTTTATTTCAAAATTAGAAAACACTATTGAAAGCAGAGTAAAAGCCGGAGATGCAGAGAAATCTTATGTAGCTTCATTATTTGCTTCAGGTATTAATAAAGTAGCTCAAAAAGTAGGTGAGGAGGCTGTAGAAGTTGTTATTGAAGCAATGGATAACAACGACGACTTGTTTTTAAGTGAAAGTGCAGATTTACTATTTCATTATTTAATGTTGTTACAAGCAAAAGGGTTTAAACTCAATGATGTAGTTTCTGTTTTAAAAAGTAGAGAAAAACAGAAAAGCATCAAACTTAAAATTTAG